Proteins encoded by one window of Halomonas chromatireducens:
- a CDS encoding DUF1269 domain-containing protein — translation MQRLYFLIPDKETTSVVVDELHSMGLTKDELHVMGKDWRPLEKEGVPVATLIQTSDVVNASKRGAIAGAVLGLILGLIAHYIILDTNIVWITLGMIVFGALFGVFASTLVGVSVRDVKVGKYDKAIKRGSMLLIIDVPEAREEEFRNTIKRHHPEVIIDKISTKDQKQNVPEGH, via the coding sequence ATGCAACGCCTGTACTTTCTGATACCCGACAAGGAAACCACCTCGGTCGTCGTCGACGAACTCCACTCGATGGGGTTGACCAAGGACGAACTGCATGTGATGGGCAAGGACTGGCGGCCCTTGGAAAAGGAAGGAGTCCCGGTCGCTACTCTCATTCAAACATCCGATGTGGTCAATGCCTCGAAACGCGGCGCCATCGCCGGGGCTGTACTCGGCCTGATCCTGGGCCTGATCGCCCACTACATTATCCTCGACACGAATATCGTCTGGATCACCCTTGGCATGATCGTCTTTGGTGCGCTGTTCGGCGTCTTCGCCAGCACGTTGGTTGGCGTATCCGTCCGTGACGTCAAGGTCGGCAAATACGATAAAGCGATCAAGCGCGGCTCCATGCTGCTGATCATCGACGTTCCCGAAGCGCGGGAAGAGGAATTCCGGAATACAATCAAGCGTCACCACCCCGAAGTGATCATCGACAAGATAAGCACCAAGGACCAGAAGCAAAACGTCCCTGAAGGGCACTGA
- a CDS encoding nucleotidyl transferase AbiEii/AbiGii toxin family protein, translated as MMYRRAHHRAIGQLLTHFDGDFLSANNILFGGGTRIALELHEFRESVDIDLFCIGRSAYRAARSAITPHSFGPLLLPGHTLALLNDREIRADRDAIRALLEGPGHPIKLEIIHFDNEAIKPDPRSQLFPIPFVGKEGCFATKLTANADRYMNHSKDILDLCMMRREWGEIPEAAWKIACEDYGEGVILRGLRGALSRVVANQHVVLEHATTSLQIEQALAQELISTEAPEWLSKLGLH; from the coding sequence ATGATGTACCGCCGAGCGCACCATCGCGCCATTGGCCAGCTACTCACGCATTTCGATGGCGATTTTCTTTCAGCTAACAATATCCTGTTTGGCGGTGGCACCAGGATCGCCCTTGAGCTGCATGAGTTCCGCGAATCTGTTGATATCGACCTGTTTTGCATTGGTCGATCCGCCTATCGAGCGGCCAGATCAGCCATCACACCCCATAGCTTTGGCCCCCTCTTACTGCCAGGCCATACTTTGGCGCTGTTGAACGACCGAGAAATACGGGCGGATCGAGACGCCATTCGAGCGCTACTTGAAGGCCCAGGCCATCCCATCAAGCTTGAAATCATTCATTTCGACAACGAAGCGATCAAACCTGACCCCCGATCTCAACTCTTTCCCATCCCTTTCGTTGGGAAGGAAGGTTGCTTTGCCACGAAGCTGACCGCCAATGCCGACCGTTACATGAATCACAGCAAGGACATTCTGGATCTGTGCATGATGCGCCGAGAGTGGGGAGAAATACCCGAGGCCGCATGGAAGATCGCCTGTGAGGACTATGGGGAAGGCGTCATTCTGCGGGGGTTGCGTGGCGCCCTCAGCCGCGTAGTAGCCAATCAACATGTCGTGCTTGAGCATGCAACAACATCTCTTCAGATAGAGCAGGCCTTGGCCCAAGAGCTAATCTCCACGGAAGCGCCGGAATGGCTCAGCAAGCTCGGCTTGCACTAG
- a CDS encoding helix-turn-helix domain-containing protein — protein MKRHSLSPDEREEKLIEATRRLVAGEISEGDLLRLLRRDVLGLTQNDYARLVGISRRTLSDMEGDKGNVTLEVMNRAFRPLGLKVCLMPRQPALLEKVMEKEPDNTKE, from the coding sequence ATGAAACGACACAGCCTGAGCCCAGACGAGAGGGAAGAGAAACTGATCGAAGCCACTCGGCGTCTTGTCGCTGGGGAAATCAGCGAAGGCGATCTACTGCGTCTTCTGAGACGCGATGTGCTCGGTCTTACCCAGAATGACTATGCACGGCTGGTAGGTATTAGCCGACGTACCCTATCCGATATGGAAGGCGACAAGGGTAACGTCACGCTTGAAGTGATGAATCGCGCCTTCCGCCCACTCGGACTGAAAGTCTGCTTGATGCCGCGCCAGCCCGCTCTGCTCGAGAAAGTGATGGAGAAAGAGCCGGACAATACAAAGGAATGA
- a CDS encoding GSU2403 family nucleotidyltransferase fold protein: protein MSYQRLQPEQSRVAVNAIQLFEALEQHRGQARQVKGSMHWKRIHGREYLYRAYTGGKNHSLGPRSAETEAIREAFDTRKAEHQAREQSLKEQLQLHAAYIRANRLNRFPVAGARVIRALQRRNLPFRIIGTNALYAYEARAGVRIEPEHLATADMDVLMDARQGLRIVTALEGETLLSVIRSSDRSFEPLTDTPYEFRAANAQGYMIDLITQAAEVMAMNDFEHHLEAGDLKPVGIDSLKWAIASPRFEAVVFDERGMPLRLSTVDPRAFVLHKHYVSQRSDREPIKRHRDEAQAQLIATLLGNELRELSTTLAVERAFPHLVRQQASTRFDDFDV from the coding sequence ATGTCATATCAGCGCCTACAGCCTGAGCAATCCCGCGTTGCCGTGAACGCCATCCAGCTCTTCGAAGCGCTTGAGCAGCATCGCGGCCAGGCGCGACAGGTCAAGGGCTCGATGCACTGGAAACGCATCCATGGGCGGGAGTACCTCTACCGGGCCTACACCGGCGGCAAGAACCACTCGCTAGGCCCGCGGTCCGCCGAAACCGAGGCCATTCGGGAAGCGTTCGATACCAGAAAGGCTGAGCACCAGGCCCGGGAGCAATCACTCAAGGAACAGCTCCAGCTGCACGCCGCCTATATCCGGGCCAACCGGCTGAACCGCTTCCCGGTCGCCGGCGCCAGGGTAATCCGGGCACTGCAACGCAGGAACCTCCCCTTTCGGATAATCGGCACCAACGCCCTGTATGCCTACGAGGCCCGTGCTGGAGTGAGGATCGAACCCGAACACCTGGCGACAGCCGATATGGACGTCCTGATGGACGCCCGGCAAGGTTTGAGGATCGTAACGGCCCTGGAGGGGGAGACCCTGCTATCGGTCATACGATCCAGCGATCGCTCGTTCGAGCCGCTCACCGATACCCCATACGAGTTTCGTGCCGCCAATGCCCAGGGCTACATGATCGACCTGATTACCCAGGCCGCCGAGGTGATGGCAATGAACGACTTCGAACATCACTTGGAAGCTGGCGACCTGAAGCCGGTGGGCATCGACTCCTTGAAATGGGCGATCGCCTCACCGCGCTTCGAAGCTGTCGTGTTCGATGAACGCGGCATGCCGCTTCGGCTGTCCACCGTAGACCCGCGGGCGTTCGTGCTGCACAAGCACTATGTTAGCCAGCGATCGGACCGGGAACCCATCAAGCGACATCGAGATGAAGCGCAGGCGCAGCTGATAGCCACCCTCCTGGGTAACGAACTGCGGGAACTGTCAACCACACTAGCCGTCGAGCGGGCCTTCCCGCACCTGGTCAGGCAGCAGGCAAGCACGCGTTTCGACGACTTTGATGTGTGA
- a CDS encoding RNA polymerase sigma factor — protein sequence MASNHNAPTHPASADSASLDTLIGGCIEGDITAFEHLASACLPGLLGVSAGFLEQPEHHEAVCRDTLVLAWRNLSEPGSNTAPSVWLYGIFASRLYNQLLALHGSQQAMRRRVDALEAEHSTTVDSPTGPRPALLSGTRLLALSHQVPSVAPSPLLLAELNERISAEIAQRNAPLTPTGERVYPPLYDPALRYRMFRSRAAFQIKEGFKRRLGRPFEDQWFERWLNKKAGSALLESQGLPRRSIEAHLGGRLDLEIDPNALSRGMDFPASFPNRTQRRKISNQFIWPGDWDLKTPALADTQRQKFIRDLWSHRLDLTASDSYNRLLNRVELGGALRMHHHGILLDSESRIHAYLERYLLFMEDMSCFGYKANLGKDTLGIAIDRHGGMVKVNKGLHRLAMAQILGIQRVTVRVRAVHQLWWEQHKGSEQGKRALENVTAALPHR from the coding sequence TTGGCTAGCAACCACAACGCGCCTACCCACCCAGCTAGTGCCGATTCAGCGTCACTGGATACACTCATTGGTGGCTGTATCGAGGGTGACATCACTGCCTTCGAGCACCTGGCAAGCGCCTGTTTACCAGGCTTGCTCGGCGTGTCGGCTGGCTTTCTAGAACAGCCAGAGCACCATGAGGCGGTGTGCCGCGATACCCTGGTGCTTGCCTGGCGCAATCTGTCAGAGCCAGGCAGCAACACGGCGCCCAGCGTCTGGCTGTACGGCATATTCGCCAGCCGGCTCTATAACCAGCTGTTGGCGCTGCATGGTTCACAGCAGGCCATGAGGCGCCGGGTTGACGCACTGGAAGCCGAGCACTCAACCACGGTGGATTCACCCACCGGGCCTCGCCCAGCGCTGCTCAGCGGCACCAGGCTACTGGCACTGTCGCACCAGGTGCCCTCGGTAGCGCCCTCCCCCCTGTTGCTAGCTGAACTGAACGAGCGCATCTCAGCCGAAATCGCACAGCGCAACGCACCATTGACGCCAACCGGCGAGCGAGTCTACCCGCCGCTCTACGACCCGGCCCTGCGCTATCGCATGTTCCGCTCTCGAGCCGCATTTCAAATCAAGGAAGGCTTCAAGCGCCGCCTGGGGCGCCCGTTTGAAGACCAATGGTTCGAACGCTGGCTCAACAAAAAGGCCGGCAGCGCACTTCTGGAAAGCCAGGGCCTGCCGCGCCGAAGCATCGAAGCGCATCTCGGTGGAAGACTCGACCTCGAGATCGACCCAAACGCACTCAGCCGAGGCATGGACTTTCCCGCTTCTTTTCCGAACCGCACTCAACGGCGCAAGATCTCCAATCAGTTTATCTGGCCGGGGGACTGGGACCTGAAAACACCTGCGCTTGCCGACACCCAGCGCCAGAAGTTCATTCGCGATCTCTGGAGCCACCGGCTCGACCTGACCGCCAGCGACAGCTATAACCGCCTGTTGAACAGAGTGGAACTGGGCGGCGCGCTGCGCATGCACCACCATGGCATCCTGCTGGACTCGGAGTCACGCATTCACGCCTACCTGGAACGCTATCTGCTCTTTATGGAAGACATGAGCTGCTTCGGCTACAAGGCCAACCTGGGGAAGGACACGCTTGGTATCGCCATCGACCGGCACGGAGGCATGGTCAAGGTCAACAAGGGCCTGCACCGACTGGCCATGGCGCAAATCCTGGGAATTCAGCGCGTCACCGTTAGGGTAAGAGCCGTACATCAGCTCTGGTGGGAACAGCACAAAGGCAGCGAGCAGGGGAAAAGAGCGCTGGAGAACGTAACCGCTGCCCTGCCGCATCGTTAG
- a CDS encoding MliC family protein → MTLFGLSSFRPALLAAASLLLVGCAATPVDGPRPGTGQVASTAPLLPSMLFPGGAERFEAWRCTPQQDLVTAFGERELRLWSAHGAYRLAPAVVASGARYQQGDLSFWNKGGDAVVESANGRLDCSADMARSPLTREQRPGVMFHGRGNEPGWHVNLAHDTPELTLTLDYGARELTLPYRVTAMDNAQGRVSLASGLTDQPFELWLEARACFDDMSGEPFPARVTLTIDGETLRGCGQGIAP, encoded by the coding sequence ATGACGCTTTTTGGACTCTCTTCCTTTCGCCCAGCGCTGTTGGCTGCTGCTTCGCTGTTGCTGGTCGGCTGCGCCGCTACACCCGTCGACGGGCCGCGTCCCGGCACCGGTCAGGTCGCCAGCACCGCACCGCTGCTGCCTTCGATGCTCTTCCCCGGCGGCGCCGAGCGCTTCGAGGCCTGGCGCTGCACGCCGCAGCAGGATCTGGTCACCGCCTTTGGCGAGCGCGAGCTGCGGCTGTGGTCCGCCCACGGCGCCTATCGCCTGGCTCCGGCGGTGGTGGCCAGCGGTGCGCGCTACCAGCAGGGCGATCTCAGCTTCTGGAACAAGGGGGGAGACGCGGTGGTGGAGAGCGCCAACGGCCGGCTCGACTGCAGTGCCGACATGGCTCGCTCCCCCCTGACCCGCGAGCAGCGCCCCGGGGTGATGTTCCACGGCCGCGGCAACGAGCCAGGCTGGCACGTCAATCTGGCGCATGACACCCCAGAACTGACGCTGACGCTGGATTACGGTGCGCGGGAGCTGACGCTGCCCTACCGCGTCACCGCCATGGATAACGCCCAGGGGCGAGTGTCCCTGGCCAGCGGCCTGACCGATCAGCCTTTCGAGCTGTGGCTGGAGGCGAGGGCCTGCTTCGATGACATGAGTGGCGAGCCGTTCCCCGCACGGGTGACCTTGACCATTGATGGGGAGACGCTAAGAGGGTGCGGGCAGGGCATCGCGCCCTAG
- the metE gene encoding 5-methyltetrahydropteroyltriglutamate--homocysteine S-methyltransferase yields MTLAHISGYPRIGGGRELKHAVEAYWRGESDREALESTGRELRRSHWQVQREAGLDLVTVGDFAFYDHVLNVSTLLGAVPPRFAAEEEVVAGDVDLDTTFRMARGRAPSGEPAAACEMTKYFDTNYHYLVPELHAGQRFQLASSRLFDEVAEARDAGHPVKVVLTGPLTWLWLAKEKGDEAFDRLSLLDALLPVYGEILARLADQGVTWVQLDEPALVQDLPREWKQAFESAYNTLRNAPVKLMVASYFGGLGDNLQLAVSLPVDGLHIDVVRDPGQLTTVIDNLPGYKVLSVGAIDGRNIWRADLAVLRERLASARMRLGERLWVAPSCSLLHVPVDLDAEPDLDEELRSWFAFARQKLDETVTLSRLLGNRATAEDRARLEAATAALDARRESPRIHKPAVAERLAAIAEGDTRRAGAYPERARQQRRALDLPLFPTTTIGSFPQTAEIRAARRAFKAGELGRDEYEARMRDEIADAVVRQERLGIDMLVHGEAERNDMVEYFGEQLEGYVFTRFGWVQSYGSRCVKPPVIVGDVARPAAMTVRWSEYAQTLTDRPMKGMLTGPVTMLQWSFVRDDQPRSTTCRQIALALRDEVADLEAAGIPAIQIDEPALREGLPLRRGEWPAYLDWAVACFRLTAAVARDATQIHTHMCYSEFNDIIAAIAALDADVITIETSRSDMELLDVFQDFAYPNEIGPGVYDIHSPNIPQVDWMVQLMEKAAERIPAERLWVNPDCGLKTRGWAEVEPALAHMVEAARELRRRHG; encoded by the coding sequence ATGACATTAGCTCATATATCTGGCTATCCGCGAATCGGCGGCGGTCGCGAGCTGAAGCACGCCGTCGAGGCCTACTGGCGGGGTGAGAGTGATCGCGAGGCGCTGGAGTCCACCGGCCGTGAGCTTCGTCGCAGCCACTGGCAGGTGCAGCGAGAGGCGGGACTCGACCTGGTCACGGTGGGCGACTTCGCCTTCTACGACCACGTGCTCAACGTCTCCACACTGCTGGGCGCCGTGCCACCGCGGTTTGCTGCCGAGGAGGAAGTCGTCGCCGGCGACGTCGACCTGGACACCACCTTCCGCATGGCGCGTGGCCGGGCACCCAGCGGTGAGCCCGCCGCCGCCTGCGAAATGACCAAGTACTTTGATACCAACTACCACTACCTGGTCCCTGAGCTGCACGCGGGGCAGCGCTTCCAGCTCGCCAGCAGCCGGCTGTTCGACGAGGTGGCCGAGGCCCGTGACGCCGGTCACCCGGTCAAGGTGGTGCTGACCGGTCCCCTGACCTGGCTGTGGCTGGCCAAGGAGAAGGGCGACGAGGCGTTCGATCGCCTGTCGCTGCTCGATGCCCTGCTGCCGGTCTACGGCGAGATCCTGGCCCGGCTTGCCGACCAGGGGGTGACGTGGGTACAACTCGATGAACCGGCGCTGGTCCAGGACCTGCCCAGGGAGTGGAAGCAGGCCTTCGAGTCGGCCTACAACACGCTACGCAACGCGCCGGTCAAGCTGATGGTGGCGAGCTACTTCGGCGGGCTTGGCGACAACCTGCAGCTGGCGGTCAGCCTGCCCGTGGATGGCCTGCATATCGATGTGGTTCGGGATCCCGGCCAGCTGACCACGGTGATCGACAACCTGCCTGGCTACAAGGTGCTCTCGGTGGGGGCCATCGATGGCCGCAACATCTGGCGGGCCGACCTGGCGGTGCTGCGCGAGCGGCTCGCCAGTGCCCGCATGCGCCTGGGCGAGCGGCTCTGGGTGGCGCCCTCCTGCTCGCTGCTGCATGTGCCGGTGGACCTGGACGCCGAGCCCGATCTGGATGAGGAGCTCAGGAGCTGGTTCGCCTTTGCCCGCCAGAAGCTCGACGAGACGGTGACCCTGTCGCGGCTGCTGGGCAACCGCGCCACCGCCGAGGATCGCGCACGGCTCGAGGCCGCCACCGCGGCGCTGGACGCTCGTCGCGAATCGCCGCGAATCCACAAGCCGGCCGTGGCCGAGCGGCTGGCCGCCATCGCCGAAGGCGACACCCGCCGTGCCGGCGCCTACCCCGAGCGGGCCCGGCAGCAGCGGCGCGCACTGGACCTGCCGCTGTTTCCCACCACCACCATCGGCTCCTTTCCGCAGACCGCCGAGATTCGTGCGGCCCGGCGCGCCTTCAAGGCTGGCGAGCTGGGCCGAGACGAATACGAAGCGCGCATGCGCGACGAGATCGCTGATGCGGTGGTACGCCAGGAACGGCTGGGGATCGACATGCTGGTGCATGGCGAGGCCGAGCGTAACGACATGGTGGAGTACTTCGGCGAGCAGCTCGAGGGCTATGTCTTTACCCGCTTCGGCTGGGTGCAGAGCTATGGTTCACGCTGCGTAAAGCCGCCGGTTATCGTGGGCGACGTGGCACGTCCGGCGGCGATGACGGTGCGCTGGAGCGAGTACGCCCAGACGCTCACCGACAGGCCGATGAAGGGCATGCTCACGGGCCCCGTGACCATGCTGCAGTGGTCCTTCGTGCGTGACGACCAGCCCCGCTCGACCACCTGTCGCCAGATCGCCCTGGCGCTGCGCGACGAGGTGGCCGACCTGGAGGCGGCGGGCATTCCGGCCATCCAGATCGACGAGCCGGCGCTGCGTGAAGGGCTGCCGCTGCGGCGCGGCGAATGGCCGGCCTATCTCGACTGGGCGGTGGCCTGTTTCCGCCTCACCGCTGCCGTGGCTCGGGATGCGACCCAGATTCACACCCACATGTGCTATTCGGAGTTCAACGACATCATCGCCGCCATCGCCGCCCTGGACGCCGACGTGATCACCATCGAGACGTCGCGCTCGGACATGGAACTGCTCGATGTCTTCCAGGACTTCGCCTACCCCAACGAGATCGGCCCCGGGGTCTATGACATTCACTCGCCCAACATCCCCCAGGTGGACTGGATGGTGCAGCTGATGGAGAAGGCTGCCGAGCGGATCCCGGCCGAGCGGCTGTGGGTCAATCCCGATTGCGGCCTCAAGACGCGCGGCTGGGCCGAGGTGGAGCCGGCCCTGGCCCACATGGTCGAGGCGGCCCGGGAGCTGCGCCGACGCCACGGCTGA
- a CDS encoding LysR family transcriptional regulator, translated as MLELRHLRTLIALRDAGSLVEAAERVHLTQSALSHQIKDLEERLGSQLFVRKSRPVEFTRAGQRLLALAEQVLPLVRMAERDLARLVGHEPGRLHMAIECHSCFQWLMPTIDHFRDHWPEVEIDIPGGHHFDPLPALAREQLDLVITADPQTLPGVYYEPLFRYQGLLAVARQHPLADRSFVVPQDLAEETLITYPVEHSRLDVFTQFLNPAGVRPRELRTAELTIMMMQLVASGRGVCALPNWALTEYLERDYVKAVALGEEGMWSTLYAAIREESRDQPWMEDFLRTARETSFAVLEGIRPA; from the coding sequence ATGCTTGAACTACGCCACCTGCGCACCCTGATTGCCCTGCGTGACGCGGGTTCCCTGGTGGAAGCCGCGGAACGGGTACACCTGACCCAGTCCGCGCTCTCGCATCAGATCAAGGATCTGGAGGAGCGCCTGGGTAGCCAGCTGTTCGTGCGCAAGTCCCGCCCGGTGGAGTTCACCCGTGCGGGCCAGCGCCTGCTGGCGCTGGCCGAGCAGGTCCTGCCGCTGGTGCGCATGGCCGAGCGGGACCTGGCGAGACTGGTCGGCCATGAGCCAGGCCGGCTTCACATGGCCATTGAATGCCACAGCTGTTTCCAATGGCTGATGCCGACCATCGATCACTTCCGCGATCACTGGCCGGAGGTCGAGATCGACATCCCCGGCGGCCACCACTTCGACCCGCTGCCGGCGCTGGCCCGGGAGCAGCTCGACCTGGTGATCACCGCCGACCCGCAGACACTGCCCGGGGTCTACTACGAGCCGCTGTTCCGCTATCAGGGCCTGCTGGCGGTGGCTCGCCAGCACCCGCTGGCCGACCGCTCCTTCGTGGTTCCCCAGGACCTCGCCGAGGAGACATTGATCACCTACCCGGTGGAGCACAGCCGGCTGGATGTCTTCACCCAGTTCCTCAACCCCGCCGGGGTCAGGCCACGAGAGCTTCGCACGGCCGAGTTGACCATCATGATGATGCAGCTGGTCGCCAGCGGACGCGGGGTCTGCGCGCTGCCCAACTGGGCGTTGACCGAGTACCTGGAACGGGACTATGTGAAGGCAGTGGCACTGGGCGAAGAGGGGATGTGGAGCACGCTGTATGCCGCCATTCGGGAAGAGAGCCGCGACCAGCCGTGGATGGAAGACTTCCTGCGCACCGCCCGGGAGACGTCGTTCGCGGTGCTGGAAGGCATCAGGCCGGCTTGA
- a CDS encoding ATP-binding protein, which translates to MQRFLADGTFLRVYLALAMALLLTFGLALMGLALVDRVRIEQYREQLAEAPLQLLTRKVAALPANERGDWLTQQSDRLDMRLSLRSPDDAGLGWFERRRLERGSVLVKPEEGANWRLYRRIAGEYRVLEARLSGLNERQLRGLAQMLGDWLAEEEGEARQRRLANVTTPALPIHLSDLAPEGLDSHQLSRLREGELVIRLLPGHWALTVYLAVPVQDGGRQWLSIGPVSALEPTPISLLLLVLVIMLAVLAAIIYLIVRGVEARLARLELAAGRIASGRLDTRVKVDGGGFIGRVGMAFNAMAAQVQSLLRSQQEMIRAVSHELRTPVARIRFAVQMVEDMTDDPAVHRQLQGIDGDIEELDQLIDEILTYARLDSGIVNGAELQRTVVDCRAMAQRVLETLAPLHAHLRLELAPGPEVETLADSRYLQRALQNLVANACRHARSHVLVRLTVEARLVRLDIEDDGPGVPESERQVIFKPFARLDDSRTRRSGGYGLGLSIVQKIMVWHGGSVVVDDSQELGGARFSLLLPKPKEIERLSVKPA; encoded by the coding sequence ATGCAGCGGTTCCTGGCCGATGGCACTTTCCTGCGCGTCTACCTGGCCTTGGCCATGGCGCTGCTGCTGACCTTCGGCCTGGCGCTGATGGGTCTGGCCCTGGTCGACCGGGTGCGTATCGAGCAATACCGTGAGCAGCTGGCCGAAGCACCGCTACAGCTCTTGACCCGGAAGGTCGCTGCCTTGCCGGCAAACGAGCGGGGAGACTGGCTTACCCAGCAGTCCGACCGGCTGGATATGCGACTCTCTCTGCGTAGCCCGGACGACGCCGGCCTGGGCTGGTTCGAGCGTAGACGCCTTGAGCGTGGCAGTGTCCTGGTCAAGCCGGAGGAGGGGGCCAACTGGCGTCTTTATCGCCGGATAGCGGGTGAGTACCGGGTGCTTGAGGCGCGGCTGTCTGGATTGAATGAGCGCCAGCTGCGTGGCCTTGCTCAGATGTTGGGAGACTGGCTGGCCGAGGAGGAGGGCGAGGCCCGTCAGCGCCGGCTGGCCAATGTCACCACCCCTGCCCTGCCGATTCACCTCAGCGATCTGGCGCCGGAGGGGCTCGACAGTCATCAGCTCTCGCGTCTGCGTGAGGGTGAGCTGGTCATTCGCCTACTGCCTGGCCATTGGGCGCTGACGGTCTATCTTGCCGTACCCGTGCAGGATGGTGGCCGACAGTGGCTATCGATCGGTCCGGTTTCGGCCCTGGAGCCGACCCCCATCTCCCTGCTGCTGCTGGTGCTGGTGATCATGCTGGCCGTGCTGGCGGCGATCATCTACCTCATTGTGCGTGGCGTCGAAGCCCGCCTGGCACGACTCGAGCTGGCCGCCGGTCGCATTGCCAGTGGCCGCCTCGATACCCGGGTCAAGGTCGACGGCGGTGGCTTCATCGGCCGGGTGGGTATGGCCTTCAACGCCATGGCAGCACAGGTGCAGTCGCTGCTGCGCTCCCAGCAGGAGATGATACGCGCCGTCTCCCACGAGTTGCGCACCCCGGTTGCCCGAATACGCTTCGCCGTGCAGATGGTCGAGGACATGACCGACGACCCGGCTGTCCATCGCCAGCTGCAAGGTATCGATGGCGACATCGAGGAGCTCGACCAGCTCATTGACGAAATTCTCACCTATGCCCGCCTCGACAGCGGAATCGTCAACGGCGCCGAGCTACAGCGCACCGTCGTCGACTGTCGCGCCATGGCCCAGCGTGTACTCGAGACTCTGGCTCCCCTGCACGCCCACCTTCGCCTGGAGCTGGCGCCCGGCCCCGAGGTGGAAACGCTTGCCGACTCGCGTTATCTGCAGCGGGCGCTGCAGAACCTGGTGGCCAATGCCTGCCGACACGCCCGTTCTCATGTGCTGGTGCGCCTCACCGTGGAGGCTCGGCTGGTGCGGCTGGACATCGAGGATGACGGCCCTGGCGTTCCGGAGAGCGAGCGCCAGGTCATCTTCAAGCCCTTTGCCCGGCTCGACGACAGCCGCACGCGGCGCTCGGGCGGCTACGGGCTGGGGCTCTCTATCGTCCAGAAGATCATGGTCTGGCACGGCGGCAGCGTCGTGGTGGACGACAGCCAGGAGCTGGGTGGAGCCCGCTTCTCGCTGTTGCTGCCGAAACCGAAGGAGATCGAGCGGCTATCTGTCAAGCCGGCCTGA